In a single window of the Paramisgurnus dabryanus chromosome 23, PD_genome_1.1, whole genome shotgun sequence genome:
- the LOC135781418 gene encoding 5-hydroxytryptamine receptor 3A, which produces MWKIRIFLMHAYQGAEMASAISTLSLLMASLTVVMASGNGTDCDRRCLANILVEKELLSAPQGDNCTITVNITAIQYQTLSFDTKAMQMNSRIKINMQWKDPDLGWLLDKYRYPAVVLPVDKIWTPTIVLDNALDTTTEPYTNDVQVRRDGVVKHSIILYTSVSCQINLFNYPYVFGECPVAINGWSQKFCSLKLNIADNVSLIGGSQGEWQTLNVSKIADKSQANRNYLFVTLSINPFGAFVTLILPSALIMCADLVSFALPFQGGELNTFKVTLVLSFTMFLLILNDHLPNGGNCSPLLYYHFSFCLVCLVLSMLISIVLTRLSEDGSIIPCRRKKTSKVTKTHGSGKDTEPEGGQENNNPDVIETKSGGLLSEQASLQKIVKFLEKMDKEESGEDSTVAIAYSLEKCTFFFFLTIYILYAIILICITRTDICKVDNLDFWDQSTSEVDSYDYSSE; this is translated from the exons ATGTGGAAGATTAGGATATTTTTGATGCATGCTTATCAAG GAGCTGAAATGGCATCTGCGATCTCAACTTTGAGCCTCCTAATGGCATCTCTGACTG TAGTGATGGCTAGTGGAAATGGCACAGACTGTGATCGAAGGTGTCTGGCAAATATTTTGGTTGAAAAGGAACTTCTGAGCGCGCCACAGGGTGATAACTGTACCATCACAGTAAACATCACTGCAATTCAATATCAGACACTGTCTTTT GACACAAAGGCAATGCAAATGAACAGCCGTATCAAGATAAACATG CAATGGAAAGATCCTGATCTTGGATGGCTTCTTGATAAATATAGATATCCAGCTGTTGTGTTACCTGTTGATAAAATCTGGACTCCCACGATCGTTCTGGACAATGC ATTAGACACAACTACGGAGCCGTACACAAATGATGTGCAGGTGAGGAGAGACGGTGTTGTGAAGCACTCTATTATCTTATACACATCCGTAAGCTGCCAAATCAACTTATTCAACTATCCATATGTGTTTGGGGAGTGTCCTGTGGCCATCAATGGATGGAGCCAAAAAT TTTGTTCACTGAAACTGAACATTGCTGATAATGTTTCTTTGATCGGTGGTAGTCAAGGAGAGTGGCAGACTTTGAACGTGTCCAAGATTGCGGATAAGTCACAAGCAAATCGCAATTATCTCTTT GTCACCCTATCTATCAACCCCTTTGGTGCATTTGTGACTCTGATCTTGCCCAGTGCTCTTATAATGTGTGCTGACCTGGTGAGCTTTGCTCTGCCATTTCAAGGAGGGGAGCTCAACACTTTTAAGGTCACCCTGGTCCTGAGCTTCACCATGTTCCTCCTCATCCTCAATGATCATCTGCCTAATGGTGGAAATTGCAGCCCTCTCCTCT aCTATCACTTTAGTTTCTGTCTGGTCTGTTTGGTGCTGAGTATGCTGATTTCCATCGTGTTAACACGTCTGTCTGAAGATGGCAGCATCATTCCATGCAGAcgcaaaaaaacatcaaaagtcaCTAAAACACACGGCAGCGGTAAAGATACAGAGCCAGAGGGTGGCCAAGAAAACAACA ATCCTGATGTGATTGAGACAAAGTCTGGTGGTCTGCTATCAGAACAGGCTTCACTCCAGAAGATTGTGAAGTTTCTGGAGAAAATGGATAAAGAGGAGAGTGGCGAAGACAGCACAGTTGCCATTGCCTATAGTCTGGAGAAATGCACCTTCTTCTTTTTTCTAaccatttatatactgtatgccATAATTCTTATTTGTATTACCCGAACAGACATTTGCAAGGTTGATAATCTAGACTTTTGGGATCAATCTACCTCTGAAGTTGACAGCTATGACTACTCttcagaataa